In Meiothermus ruber DSM 1279, the following proteins share a genomic window:
- the pheT gene encoding phenylalanine--tRNA ligase subunit beta gives MKIVYSWLKEFLPDAPSSERLEELLAGLGLETESITKLAPPPSRVVFGRVLQVENLEGKEVRRLVVDIGQEVQVISAAPNAKAGVGVALALPGTVLPDGSELRVRTIAGLESYGMALSPKELGVGDYAGGLLEFAPEALPPGTPLAEAWGPDEVIEVEITPNRPDWLSVYGVARDLAALGLSLVRPSPKPQTTPLPLPFGVWIEDPEGCDRFTLSYARGVRVGPSPLWVQRRLYAAGMRPISNVVDATNYAMLELGNPMHAYDAAFIREGLVVRRARNGEKLVTLDGQERTLDERDLLIAVKDGPQTRPAGLAGVMGGLEDEIRETTSAVALEVAHFDPVRVRRTARRLGLKTEASYRFERGVDKDGQLLAADRFMELLQAWGGPNVQVAQDRLDLNHTQPHPPIAFRPAYASRLVGLEYPEATQAEVLRRLGCTVEPTDQAGVWAVTPPSHRVDLNIEEDLVEEVARVVGYEQIPTTLPSFFPHPDNLGVEAPYEANERLKQVMAGLGFQEVLNYSWSSPEECTLMRAPAPTVFMQNPQTPDRTALRTALYPGLLRNLQTALAQGEEEPFLLFEVGKVFRQVESLHLAALLCGDPVPGLWQKGLGGGFFALKGLLEAAAHNLGSCVRVEKEAVPYLHPGISGAVYWNEQKVGQIGALHPAIAEALELPPVFLFELALPLSRGSGGFVDIARYPASMRDLAVVVPDATPYAEVERLIRAGAGEYLEKLEVFDVYRGKPLEEGQKSLAFHLSFRHPERTLTDPETDGFMQNIIAALEQKGFAIRR, from the coding sequence ATGAAAATTGTCTATAGCTGGCTCAAAGAATTTCTACCCGATGCCCCCAGCAGCGAGCGCCTGGAGGAGCTTCTGGCTGGACTGGGCCTCGAGACCGAGTCCATCACCAAACTGGCCCCACCGCCCAGCCGGGTGGTGTTTGGCCGGGTGTTGCAGGTTGAGAACCTGGAAGGCAAGGAGGTGCGCCGGCTTGTGGTGGACATTGGGCAGGAGGTGCAGGTGATCTCCGCTGCGCCCAACGCTAAAGCGGGCGTGGGGGTGGCCCTGGCCCTGCCGGGTACGGTGCTGCCCGATGGCAGCGAGCTGCGGGTGCGCACCATTGCCGGTCTCGAGTCCTACGGCATGGCCCTCTCGCCCAAGGAGCTGGGGGTGGGCGATTATGCCGGGGGCTTGCTCGAGTTTGCGCCCGAGGCCCTGCCGCCCGGCACGCCCCTGGCCGAGGCCTGGGGGCCCGACGAGGTGATCGAGGTCGAGATCACCCCCAACCGCCCCGACTGGCTCTCGGTCTACGGGGTGGCCCGCGATCTGGCCGCCCTGGGCCTGAGCCTGGTGCGGCCCAGCCCCAAGCCCCAGACCACGCCCCTACCGCTGCCGTTTGGCGTCTGGATCGAAGACCCCGAGGGCTGCGACCGCTTTACCCTGTCCTATGCGCGGGGGGTGCGGGTGGGGCCCAGCCCGCTCTGGGTGCAGCGCCGCCTGTATGCGGCGGGAATGCGGCCCATCTCCAACGTGGTAGACGCTACCAACTACGCCATGCTCGAGCTGGGCAACCCCATGCACGCCTACGACGCCGCCTTCATTCGGGAGGGCCTGGTGGTGCGCCGGGCCCGCAACGGCGAAAAGCTGGTCACCCTGGACGGGCAGGAGCGCACCCTGGACGAGCGCGACCTGCTAATTGCGGTCAAGGACGGCCCACAGACCCGTCCCGCCGGGCTGGCCGGGGTGATGGGGGGCCTCGAGGACGAAATCCGCGAAACCACCAGCGCAGTGGCCCTCGAGGTGGCCCACTTCGACCCGGTGCGGGTGCGCCGCACTGCCCGGCGGCTGGGCCTCAAGACCGAGGCCTCCTACCGCTTTGAGCGCGGGGTGGACAAAGACGGGCAGCTTCTGGCCGCCGATCGCTTTATGGAGCTGCTGCAGGCCTGGGGTGGGCCCAATGTGCAGGTGGCCCAGGATCGCCTCGACCTCAACCACACCCAGCCCCACCCGCCCATTGCCTTCCGGCCCGCCTATGCCTCGAGGCTGGTCGGGCTCGAGTACCCCGAGGCCACCCAGGCCGAGGTGCTCCGCCGCCTGGGTTGCACCGTGGAGCCCACCGATCAGGCCGGCGTCTGGGCCGTGACCCCGCCCAGCCACCGGGTAGACCTGAACATCGAGGAAGACCTGGTGGAAGAGGTGGCCCGCGTGGTGGGCTACGAGCAGATCCCCACCACCCTGCCCAGCTTCTTCCCCCACCCCGACAACCTGGGCGTGGAGGCGCCCTACGAGGCCAACGAGCGGCTTAAGCAGGTGATGGCCGGGCTGGGCTTCCAGGAGGTGCTGAACTACTCCTGGTCTTCCCCCGAGGAATGCACCCTGATGCGGGCGCCGGCCCCCACGGTGTTCATGCAGAACCCCCAGACCCCCGACCGCACCGCCCTGCGCACCGCCCTCTACCCCGGCCTGCTCAGGAACCTGCAAACCGCCCTGGCCCAGGGAGAAGAGGAGCCTTTTCTGCTCTTCGAGGTGGGTAAGGTCTTCAGGCAGGTCGAATCCCTGCACCTGGCGGCTTTGCTGTGTGGCGACCCGGTTCCGGGGCTGTGGCAGAAGGGCCTGGGAGGCGGCTTTTTTGCCCTCAAGGGGCTCCTCGAGGCGGCTGCGCACAACCTGGGGAGCTGCGTGCGGGTCGAGAAAGAGGCCGTGCCCTACCTGCACCCCGGCATCAGCGGGGCGGTCTACTGGAACGAGCAGAAGGTGGGGCAGATCGGTGCGCTGCACCCGGCCATTGCCGAGGCGCTGGAACTGCCGCCGGTGTTCTTGTTCGAGTTGGCCCTCCCCCTCAGCAGGGGTTCTGGCGGTTTCGTGGATATTGCCAGGTATCCGGCTTCCATGCGCGACCTAGCCGTGGTGGTACCGGACGCCACCCCTTATGCCGAGGTCGAGCGGCTGATTCGTGCGGGGGCTGGGGAATACCTGGAAAAGCTCGAGGTCTTCGATGTCTACCGGGGCAAGCCGCTCGAGGAGGGGCAGAAGAGCCTGGCCTTCCACCTCAGCTTCCGCCACCCCGAGCGCACCCTGACCGACCCGGAGACCGATGGGTTTATGCAAAACATCATCGCCGCGCTCGAGCAAAAAGGTTTTGCCATTCGCCGCTGA
- a CDS encoding DUF6282 family protein — MSEPTPIPSPSAGARELVRGAYDLHVHIEPDVIRRRISDLELARRYSELGLRGFVLKSHYTPTAERAAVVRAAVPGVEALGAIVLNHAVGGLNPVAVEIAARGGARIVWLPTVDAANEAHEAEPRPGRKLPLWAQLQLELREAGLPLPPIEVLNPDGTVRPVVRQVLQVIARHGLILATGHLGRDEIMAVVQAAREEGVQQIVITHPDYPTQNLSFEDQQALARQGAYLERCLAPIVSGKVSWEHTFEAIRATGPAHSFLSTDLGQPQNPPVEDGLALFADRLLEAGFSEEEVRVMAVTNTVRLATGGRA; from the coding sequence ATGAGCGAACCCACCCCCATCCCATCGCCCAGCGCAGGGGCCCGCGAACTCGTGCGCGGGGCCTACGACCTGCACGTGCACATCGAGCCGGACGTGATCCGCCGCCGCATCAGCGACCTGGAGCTGGCCCGCCGCTACAGCGAGCTGGGTCTGCGGGGCTTCGTGCTTAAGTCGCACTACACCCCCACCGCCGAGCGCGCCGCCGTGGTGCGCGCCGCGGTGCCGGGGGTGGAGGCCCTGGGGGCCATCGTGCTGAACCACGCGGTGGGCGGGCTGAACCCGGTAGCGGTGGAGATCGCCGCGCGGGGGGGTGCCCGCATCGTCTGGCTGCCCACCGTGGACGCGGCCAACGAGGCCCACGAGGCCGAGCCCAGGCCGGGGCGCAAGCTGCCCCTGTGGGCCCAGCTACAGCTCGAGCTGCGTGAAGCCGGCCTGCCGCTGCCGCCCATCGAGGTGCTGAACCCGGACGGAACCGTGCGCCCTGTGGTGCGGCAGGTCTTGCAGGTGATCGCCCGGCACGGCCTGATCCTGGCCACAGGCCACCTCGGGCGCGACGAGATTATGGCGGTGGTGCAGGCCGCCCGCGAAGAAGGGGTGCAGCAGATCGTCATCACCCACCCGGACTACCCCACCCAGAACCTCTCCTTTGAAGACCAGCAGGCCCTGGCCCGGCAGGGGGCCTACCTCGAGCGCTGCCTGGCCCCCATCGTGAGCGGGAAGGTCTCCTGGGAGCACACCTTCGAGGCCATCCGAGCCACCGGGCCGGCGCACTCGTTTCTGTCCACCGACCTCGGCCAGCCCCAGAACCCCCCGGTGGAGGACGGGCTGGCCCTGTTCGCCGACCGGCTGCTCGAGGCCGGCTTCAGCGAGGAGGAGGTGCGGGTCATGGCGGTGACCAACACCGTCCGGCTGGCCACGGGAGGGCGCGCATGA
- the pheS gene encoding phenylalanine--tRNA ligase subunit alpha has translation MDIEAALEEIGRAPNLERLQGLKVHYLGKNGQVTQAMKTLGQLPPEERREKGRVLNEWKRALELALEAREAQLKEQALQAQLEQEALDVSLPGYAFPSGGLHITSRIVLELVNIFRRLGFSVVEGPEVESEFFNFDALNMPEWHPARDMQDTFWVEFNRAAEEAFTIQGPFGEDVTGLGGAVLRTHTSGMQIRYMIQHTPPFRIVVPGRVFRYEQTDASHEAMFHQLEGLVVGPNITMADLKGAISELARGLFGKEGKARFQPTFFPFVEPGVQFAMWWPERQKWLELGGAGMVHPYLFKAVDDYRERQGLPRAYEGMTGWAFGMGVERLALLRYGIPDIRYFYQNRLSFLRQFRG, from the coding sequence ATGGATATCGAAGCCGCGCTGGAAGAGATTGGCAGAGCGCCTAATTTGGAGCGCCTACAGGGCCTGAAGGTGCACTACCTGGGCAAGAACGGTCAGGTGACCCAGGCGATGAAGACCCTGGGCCAGCTCCCACCCGAGGAGCGCAGGGAAAAGGGCCGCGTGCTGAACGAGTGGAAGCGGGCCCTCGAGCTAGCCCTGGAGGCGCGCGAGGCCCAGCTTAAAGAGCAGGCCCTGCAGGCCCAGCTTGAGCAGGAAGCCCTGGATGTCTCGCTGCCGGGTTACGCCTTCCCTTCGGGGGGGCTGCACATCACCAGCCGGATTGTGCTCGAGCTGGTAAATATCTTTCGCAGGCTGGGCTTCAGCGTGGTGGAAGGCCCCGAGGTGGAGAGCGAGTTTTTTAACTTCGACGCCCTGAACATGCCCGAGTGGCACCCTGCGCGGGACATGCAGGACACCTTCTGGGTTGAGTTCAACCGTGCCGCGGAAGAAGCGTTTACCATCCAGGGCCCCTTCGGCGAGGATGTGACCGGGTTGGGTGGGGCGGTGTTGCGCACCCATACCTCGGGGATGCAGATCCGCTACATGATCCAGCACACCCCACCGTTCAGAATTGTGGTGCCGGGGCGGGTGTTCCGCTACGAACAGACCGACGCCTCACACGAGGCCATGTTCCATCAGCTCGAGGGGCTGGTGGTGGGGCCCAACATCACCATGGCCGACCTCAAGGGGGCCATCAGCGAGCTGGCCCGGGGGCTTTTCGGCAAGGAGGGCAAGGCCCGCTTCCAGCCCACCTTTTTTCCCTTTGTGGAGCCGGGGGTGCAGTTTGCCATGTGGTGGCCCGAGCGCCAGAAGTGGCTCGAGCTGGGCGGGGCCGGCATGGTACACCCCTACCTGTTCAAGGCGGTGGACGACTACCGCGAGCGGCAGGGCCTGCCCAGGGCCTACGAGGGGATGACCGGCTGGGCCTTCGGAATGGGGGTTGAGCGGCTGGCTTTGCTGCGCTACGGCATCCCCGATATCCGCTACTTCTACCAGAACCGCCTGAGCTTTTTGCGGCAGTTTAGAGGCTAG
- a CDS encoding DUF1932 domain-containing protein, translating to MPVIAILGLGEAGSAIAADLVALGVRVRGYDPIPERSVAGLERVGSEIEAVRGAHVILSVNWARVALEVAQTVAPTLGPGQLFADLNTAAPALKQSLAAVLAPTGALFADVALMSPVPGRGLRTPALVSGPGAARFVATMGALGMPVEPVGPEAGAAAARKLVRSVFFKGMAAAVGEALEAARRLGCEQETWQNIAETLAAADARLVDRLVEGSLRHARRRREEMAAAAEMLKALGITPHMAQATEAWLADLFEQTRQRPVE from the coding sequence ATGCCCGTTATCGCCATCTTGGGCCTGGGGGAGGCTGGTTCGGCCATCGCCGCCGATCTGGTCGCCCTGGGGGTACGGGTGCGAGGATACGACCCCATCCCCGAGCGCAGCGTGGCGGGCCTCGAGCGGGTGGGAAGCGAAATAGAGGCCGTTCGGGGCGCCCATGTGATCCTGAGCGTCAACTGGGCCCGGGTGGCTCTCGAGGTGGCCCAGACCGTGGCCCCCACCCTCGGCCCAGGGCAGCTCTTTGCCGATCTCAATACCGCCGCGCCGGCCCTCAAGCAGTCGCTGGCCGCGGTGCTGGCCCCCACCGGGGCCCTCTTCGCCGACGTGGCCTTGATGAGCCCGGTGCCGGGCAGGGGCCTGCGCACCCCGGCCCTGGTCTCGGGGCCGGGGGCGGCCCGCTTCGTCGCCACCATGGGGGCCCTGGGCATGCCGGTGGAGCCGGTGGGGCCGGAGGCGGGGGCTGCAGCCGCCCGCAAGCTGGTGCGCAGCGTGTTTTTCAAGGGGATGGCCGCGGCCGTGGGGGAGGCCCTCGAGGCCGCCCGCCGGCTCGGCTGCGAGCAGGAGACCTGGCAGAACATCGCCGAGACCCTGGCCGCCGCCGATGCCCGCCTGGTAGACCGGCTGGTGGAGGGCAGCCTGCGCCACGCGAGGCGCCGGCGGGAGGAGATGGCCGCAGCAGCAGAGATGCTCAAAGCGCTGGGGATCACCCCCCACATGGCCCAGGCCACCGAGGCCTGGCTGGCCGATCTGTTCGAACAAACACGGCAGCGCCCCGTTGAGTAG
- a CDS encoding 4-carboxy-4-hydroxy-2-oxoadipate aldolase/oxaloacetate decarboxylase, giving the protein MRLEDLQRFAELGVATVYEASGRQGLVDLPLHPLTPGSRVAGPARTVLCAQGDNLMVHAVMAVAQPGEVLVIAMPEAQPVALVGELLATQALRRGVAGMLIDAAVRDAEELGRMGLPIWARYIRARGAERKSLGRLGVPLTLGGTTIHNGDIVVLDADGAVVVAAERAEEVLQAAQARAQREAGLREQFAAGALSIDLYGLRPQVEEELSRAMGEG; this is encoded by the coding sequence ATGAGGCTCGAGGATTTACAGCGTTTCGCCGAGCTGGGGGTGGCCACCGTCTACGAGGCCTCGGGGCGGCAGGGCCTGGTGGATCTCCCGCTGCACCCCCTCACCCCCGGCAGCCGGGTGGCCGGGCCGGCCCGCACGGTGCTGTGCGCCCAGGGCGACAACCTGATGGTGCACGCGGTGATGGCCGTGGCCCAGCCGGGGGAGGTGCTGGTGATCGCCATGCCCGAGGCCCAGCCGGTGGCCCTGGTGGGGGAGCTGCTGGCCACCCAGGCCCTCCGGCGCGGCGTGGCCGGCATGCTGATCGACGCCGCGGTGCGCGATGCCGAGGAGCTGGGCCGGATGGGCCTGCCCATCTGGGCGCGCTACATCCGGGCCCGGGGGGCCGAGCGCAAAAGCCTGGGCCGGCTGGGGGTGCCCCTCACCCTGGGCGGCACGACCATCCACAACGGCGACATCGTGGTGCTGGACGCCGACGGGGCGGTGGTGGTGGCTGCCGAGCGGGCCGAAGAAGTCCTGCAAGCAGCCCAGGCCAGGGCCCAGCGCGAGGCCGGTCTGCGCGAGCAGTTCGCAGCGGGGGCGCTGTCCATTGACCTCTACGGGCTGCGCCCCCAGGTAGAAGAAGAGCTGTCCAGGGCTATGGGGGAGGGGTGA
- a CDS encoding 4-hydroxybenzoate 3-monooxygenase: MPRVQVGIVGAGPAGLLLAHLLAGEGLEVAVLEARSREYLEQSPHRIRAGVLEWGSKEILAQAGLGDRMLVQGLEHRGVYLAFDGALHRLDFPALTEGRSIWVYGQQYLVQDLIRLYLEKGHAIHFEHEVVGLEALEAEPTLVYRTPQGQTERLVCEFVVGADGSHSLLRSQIPGAQVHQKTYPFAWLGILAQARPAAEELIYASHPRGFALFSMRSPSIARNYLQVPVEERLEDWPDARIWEELNRRLEGVAQVEPGPLLEKSLTPLRSMVVTPMQHGRFFLMGDAAHIVPPTGAKGMNLALCDAVLLYRAFKAYYQQKDPGPLEAYTPEALRHVWQAELFSYFMTTLLHTPADPFDDGLRQAHLRHLGQSPHLQRFLAENYVGLHTSGRYAGVLRAPVRG; the protein is encoded by the coding sequence ATGCCTAGGGTGCAGGTGGGCATCGTGGGGGCGGGGCCGGCGGGGCTTCTGCTGGCCCACCTGCTGGCTGGGGAGGGCCTCGAGGTGGCCGTGCTCGAGGCCCGCAGCCGCGAGTACCTGGAGCAAAGCCCCCACCGCATCCGGGCCGGGGTGCTGGAGTGGGGCAGCAAGGAGATCCTGGCGCAGGCCGGCCTGGGCGATCGCATGCTGGTGCAGGGCCTCGAGCACCGGGGGGTCTACCTGGCCTTCGACGGGGCCCTGCACCGCCTCGACTTCCCCGCGCTCACCGAGGGCCGGAGCATCTGGGTCTACGGCCAGCAGTACCTGGTGCAGGACTTAATCCGGCTGTACCTGGAAAAGGGCCATGCCATCCACTTCGAGCACGAGGTGGTGGGGCTGGAGGCGCTCGAGGCAGAGCCCACCCTGGTCTACCGCACCCCCCAGGGCCAAACCGAGCGGCTGGTCTGCGAGTTTGTGGTGGGGGCGGACGGTTCGCACAGCCTCCTGCGCAGCCAGATTCCGGGGGCCCAGGTGCATCAGAAAACCTACCCCTTCGCCTGGCTGGGCATCCTGGCCCAGGCCCGGCCGGCCGCCGAGGAGCTGATCTACGCCAGCCACCCCCGGGGTTTTGCCCTTTTCAGCATGCGCTCGCCCAGCATCGCCCGCAACTACCTGCAGGTGCCGGTGGAGGAGCGGCTGGAGGACTGGCCCGACGCGCGCATCTGGGAGGAGCTCAACCGGCGGCTGGAGGGGGTGGCCCAGGTGGAGCCCGGCCCCCTGCTGGAAAAGAGCCTGACCCCCCTGCGCTCCATGGTGGTCACCCCCATGCAGCACGGGAGGTTTTTCCTGATGGGCGACGCCGCCCACATCGTCCCGCCCACCGGGGCCAAGGGGATGAACCTGGCGCTGTGCGACGCGGTGTTGCTGTACCGGGCCTTCAAGGCTTATTACCAGCAGAAAGACCCGGGCCCGCTCGAGGCCTACACCCCGGAGGCCCTGCGCCACGTCTGGCAGGCGGAACTCTTCTCCTACTTCATGACCACCCTGCTGCACACCCCCGCCGACCCCTTCGACGACGGCCTGCGCCAGGCCCACCTGCGCCACCTGGGCCAGAGCCCCCATCTGCAGCGCTTTCTGGCCGAGAACTACGTGGGCCTGCACACCAGCGGGCGCTACGCGGGGGTGCTGCGCGCCCCGGTGCGGGGGTAG
- a CDS encoding catechol 2,3-dioxygenase, producing MSTEHPQPANPVQEGVWPYCDLAHLAHLELLTPRLEESLRFFTEVMGLTVSGTEEASVYLRGWDDYEHHTLKLTAAQTSGLGHFAFRVRSPEALQRRVRQLEALGWGGGWTEGDAGHGPAYRFTTPDGHPMELYYETRWYTPSEATRPALKNQAARFPGKGANLRRLDHLNLLASDVRVMRVFMEEGLGMKVTEQIIFSGGDEQGVWLTSNNKTYDIAITKDHRGARGRFHHCTYAVDSREEVLRAADICLEHGVFIETGPHKHAIQQTFFLYVYEPGGNRFEVACPGARLLLAPDWKPIVWNEEERKRGQAWGLQTVPTFHTYGTPPVEKE from the coding sequence GTGTCTACCGAACATCCACAACCTGCCAATCCTGTCCAGGAGGGGGTCTGGCCCTACTGCGACCTGGCCCACCTGGCCCATCTGGAACTCCTCACCCCGCGGCTGGAGGAGAGCCTGCGCTTCTTCACCGAGGTCATGGGCCTGACGGTGAGCGGTACGGAGGAAGCCTCGGTCTACCTGCGCGGCTGGGACGATTACGAGCACCACACCCTCAAGCTCACCGCTGCCCAGACCAGCGGCCTGGGGCACTTCGCTTTTCGGGTGAGAAGTCCAGAAGCCCTGCAGCGGCGGGTGCGACAACTGGAGGCCCTCGGCTGGGGCGGGGGCTGGACGGAGGGCGATGCCGGCCACGGCCCGGCCTACCGCTTCACCACCCCCGACGGCCACCCCATGGAACTCTACTACGAGACCCGCTGGTACACCCCCAGCGAGGCCACCCGGCCCGCCCTGAAAAACCAGGCCGCCCGCTTTCCGGGCAAGGGCGCCAACCTGCGCCGGCTGGATCACCTCAACCTGCTGGCCTCGGACGTGCGGGTCATGCGGGTGTTTATGGAGGAGGGCCTGGGCATGAAGGTGACCGAACAGATCATCTTCAGCGGGGGCGACGAGCAGGGGGTCTGGCTCACCTCCAACAACAAAACCTACGACATAGCCATCACCAAGGACCACCGGGGGGCCCGGGGGCGCTTCCACCACTGCACCTACGCGGTAGACAGCCGGGAGGAGGTCTTGCGGGCGGCGGACATCTGCCTCGAGCACGGGGTGTTCATCGAGACCGGGCCGCACAAGCACGCCATCCAGCAGACCTTTTTCCTCTACGTCTACGAGCCGGGGGGCAACCGCTTCGAGGTCGCCTGTCCGGGGGCCCGGCTGCTGCTGGCCCCGGACTGGAAGCCCATCGTCTGGAACGAGGAGGAGCGCAAGCGGGGCCAGGCCTGGGGTCTGCAGACCGTACCCACCTTCCACACCTACGGCACCCCGCCGGTCGAGAAGGAGTGA
- a CDS encoding GntR family transcriptional regulator: MPVSEKATETQTAYYRVRQAILAEELLPGQRLVEKELAERFGLGRAAIRTALARLEQEGLVKSEPFRGATVRAIDEAEAVEILEARAALESLAARYAARKATPEQVERLEDILRQMEARYEAGDLLGMSELNSELHQRLLEIAGHRTAARLIESLRAQNVRHQFRTILVPGRSRRSLEEHRRIVQAVAAHDEEKAAQAMLEHLSQVAEALRQSAALTTPQPPSPILEEA; encoded by the coding sequence ATGCCGGTAAGCGAGAAGGCCACCGAGACACAGACCGCTTATTACCGGGTGCGCCAGGCCATCCTGGCCGAGGAGCTTCTGCCGGGGCAGCGCCTGGTGGAGAAGGAGCTGGCCGAGCGCTTCGGGCTGGGGCGGGCCGCCATCCGCACCGCGCTGGCCCGCCTCGAGCAGGAGGGGCTGGTAAAAAGCGAGCCCTTCCGCGGGGCCACGGTGCGGGCCATTGACGAGGCCGAGGCGGTGGAGATCCTCGAGGCCAGAGCGGCCCTGGAGAGCCTGGCCGCCCGCTACGCGGCCCGCAAGGCCACGCCCGAGCAGGTCGAGCGGCTGGAGGATATCCTGCGGCAGATGGAGGCGCGCTACGAGGCCGGTGACTTGCTGGGGATGTCCGAGCTCAACAGCGAACTGCACCAGCGCCTGCTGGAGATCGCCGGGCACCGCACCGCCGCCCGGCTCATCGAGAGCCTGCGGGCCCAGAACGTGCGCCACCAGTTCCGCACCATCCTGGTGCCGGGCCGCTCGAGGCGTTCGCTCGAGGAACACCGCCGCATCGTGCAGGCGGTGGCCGCCCACGACGAAGAAAAAGCCGCACAGGCCATGCTCGAGCACCTCAGCCAGGTGGCCGAAGCCCTTCGGCAGAGCGCGGCCCTGACCACACCCCAACCACCCAGCCCCATCCTGGAGGAAGCATGA
- a CDS encoding PIG-L deacetylase family protein, with protein sequence MSRSLLVISAHAADFVWRAGGAIATFAAAGGVARVVALSYGERGESGELWKEPGQTEEKVKQIRHREASQAAAILGARFECLDLGDYPLEVDRAALERLTAIIVETAPDLILTHAQQDPFNPDHPVAYAATERARQLASGSGVASAFRTVRPPELLLFEPHQPELCGFVPNVFLDITPVWEKKQQAMAVFASQSYLRQYYSERAAHRANHARRIAGYKDIERAEAFQRVLPQVVRSL encoded by the coding sequence ATGAGCCGGAGCCTGCTGGTGATCAGCGCCCACGCCGCCGACTTCGTGTGGCGGGCCGGCGGGGCCATCGCCACCTTTGCCGCAGCCGGCGGGGTGGCGCGGGTGGTGGCCCTCAGCTACGGCGAGCGGGGCGAGTCGGGCGAGCTGTGGAAGGAACCGGGCCAGACCGAAGAGAAGGTCAAGCAGATCCGCCACCGCGAGGCCAGCCAGGCCGCCGCCATCCTGGGGGCCCGCTTCGAGTGCCTGGATCTGGGGGACTACCCCCTCGAGGTGGACAGGGCCGCGCTCGAGCGCCTCACCGCCATCATCGTGGAGACCGCCCCCGACCTGATCCTCACCCACGCCCAGCAGGATCCCTTCAACCCCGACCACCCGGTGGCCTACGCCGCCACCGAGCGGGCCCGCCAGCTCGCCAGCGGCTCCGGGGTGGCCAGCGCCTTCCGCACCGTGCGTCCGCCCGAGCTGCTGCTCTTCGAGCCGCACCAGCCCGAGCTATGCGGCTTCGTGCCCAACGTCTTTTTGGACATCACCCCGGTCTGGGAGAAGAAGCAGCAGGCCATGGCGGTCTTCGCTTCGCAAAGCTACCTGCGCCAGTACTACAGCGAGCGGGCCGCCCACCGGGCCAACCACGCCCGGCGCATCGCAGGCTACAAAGACATCGAGCGGGCCGAGGCTTTTCAGCGGGTGCTGCCGCAGGTGGTGAGGTCGCTATGA
- a CDS encoding aromatic-ring-hydroxylating dioxygenase subunit beta, which yields MDRTQALLNTLYQEAELLDEGQYRQWLGLLAEDICYRVPVRVTKERGPEGGVSGVMEGMYHLDEDYTSLEMRVARLETGFAWAEDPPSRLRHFVTNVRIGDPQPTPQGEESAVRSNLLVFRSRWDRPDYTLLAAERRDVWRYSPAGWRLARRTVILDSATLPTHNLAFFF from the coding sequence ATGGATCGCACCCAAGCCTTGCTCAACACGCTGTACCAGGAGGCCGAGCTGCTGGACGAGGGGCAGTACCGCCAGTGGCTGGGCCTGCTGGCCGAGGACATCTGCTACCGCGTGCCGGTGCGGGTCACCAAGGAGCGCGGCCCGGAGGGCGGGGTGAGCGGGGTGATGGAGGGGATGTACCACCTCGACGAGGACTACACCTCGCTGGAGATGCGGGTGGCCCGCCTCGAGACCGGCTTCGCCTGGGCCGAAGACCCCCCCTCCCGCCTGCGCCACTTCGTCACCAACGTGCGCATCGGCGACCCCCAGCCCACCCCGCAGGGCGAGGAAAGCGCGGTGCGCTCCAACCTGCTGGTCTTCCGCAGCCGCTGGGATCGCCCCGACTACACCCTCCTGGCCGCCGAGCGGCGCGATGTGTGGCGGTACAGCCCGGCAGGCTGGCGGCTGGCCCGCCGCACGGTGATCCTGGACAGCGCCACCCTGCCCACCCACAACCTGGCCTTTTTCTTCTAG